AATTCAGGAATAAGGTACGCGATATTGAGGAAAAAATTCAGAATTATTTTTAGGATTGCCCCTGTCAGCATGGGAGAAATGTCCTGTTTTATCAGGAAAAAAGCTGACGCGTGTATTCCAATCCTATGTTATAAATGTCATCAAAGTGCTTAAAATCAAACATCCCAAACTTCCCTAACCCATCCGGTTCTATAAACCACTGACAACGTGCCTTATTTTTCAACACAGGCTCACGGATTGCCAGGTGTAAGGTACGATCGATATTGGCCAGATACCCATTTTCAGGATGATATTCTGTCAGCGGATTTACATGCACGCCAATGATGTCATTGTATTTTTCCAGCAAAGGTTCGGCAGGCAGATTGCCCGTGAGACCTCCATCTACATAAGGACTTCCATCTATCACTACCGGCTGGAATAATAATGGAATGGAAGATGCCGCTAAGACGGCGGGTATGATCGGACCTTTGTCAAAGATCATTTGTGTACCCTTGTTGAAGTCGGTAGCTGCAATGTACAAAGGCGTTGCTAACTCTTCGAAGTTTTGATGGCGAAGGGTTTGCGTCAATACCTTTTCTACTGTTTTTAACGAGAG
This Chitinophaga sancti DNA region includes the following protein-coding sequences:
- a CDS encoding patatin-like phospholipase family protein; this translates as MNASKRPFVLSGGGARGYAHLGVLKAFAEQQITPSAIAATSAGSIAAAFICDGYTTDEVREIFQHNKIGLSMEWRNWRTGLLSLKTVEKVLTQTLRHQNFEELATPLYIAATDFNKGTQMIFDKGPIIPAVLAASSIPLLFQPVVIDGSPYVDGGLTGNLPAEPLLEKYNDIIGVHVNPLTEYHPENGYLANIDRTLHLAIREPVLKNKARCQWFIEPDGLGKFGMFDFKHFDDIYNIGLEYTRQLFS